A window of the Lepus europaeus isolate LE1 chromosome 5, mLepTim1.pri, whole genome shotgun sequence genome harbors these coding sequences:
- the SARS1 gene encoding serine--tRNA ligase, cytoplasmic isoform X2, with protein MVLDLDLFRVDKGGDPALIRETQEKRFKDPGLVDQLVKADSEWRRCRFRADNLNKLKNLCSKTIGEKMKKKEPVGDDESIPENVLNFDDVTADTLANLKVSQIKKVRLLIDEAILKCDAERIKLEAERFESLREIGNLLHPSVPISNDEDADNKVERIWGDCTVRKKYSHVDLVVMVDGFEGEKGAVVAGSRGYFLKGVLVFLEQALIQYALRTLRDRGYTPIYTPFFMRKEVMQEVAQLSQFDEELYKVIGKGSEKSDDNSYDEKYLIATSEQPIAALHRDEWLRPEDLPIKYAGLSTCFRQEVGSHGRDTRGIFRVHQFEKIEQFVYSSPHDNKSWEMFEEMIATAEEFYQSLGIPYHIVNIVSGSLNHAASKKLDLEAWFPGSGAFRELVSCSNCTDYQARRLRIRYGQTKKMMDKRKNNLPLSAQNKLEATSSLFSPKKVEFVHMLNATMCATTRTICAILENYQTEKGIIVPEKLKEFMPPGLQELIPFVKPAPIDQEPSKKQKKQHEGSKKKAAARDVTLENRLQNMEVTEA; from the exons GCAGGTTTCGGGCAGACAACTTAAACAAGCTGAAGAATCTGTGCAGCAAGACAATTGGAGAAAAGATGAAG AAAAAGGAGCCGGTGGGTGACGATGAGTCCATTCCAGAGAACGTGTTAAATTTTGACGATGTCACTGCAGACACTTTAGCT AACCTGAAAGTCTCACAGATCAAAAAAGTCCGACTCCTCATCGACGAAGCCATCCTGAAGTGTGATGCTGAGCGCATCAAGCTGGAAGCAGAGCGTTTTGAGAGCCTCAGAGAAATCGGGAACCTTCTGCACCCGTCTGTGCCCATCAGTAATGATGAG GATGCAGACAACAAAGTAGAGAGGATATGGGGTGACTGTACAGTCAGGAAGAAATACTCTCATGTGGACCTTGTGGTGATGGTAGATGGCTTTGAAGGCGAGAAGGGAGCCGTGGTGGCTGGGAGTCGAGGGTACTTCCTGAAG gGGGTCCTGGTGTTCCTGGAACAGGCACTGATCCAGTATGCCCTTCGCACCTTGAGAGACCGGGGGTACACTCCCATTTATACCCCCTTTTTCATGAGGAAGGAGGTGATGCAGGAggtggcccagctcagccagttTGATGAAGAACTTTATAAG GTGATTGGCAAAGGCAGTGAAAAGTCTGATGACAACTCCTATGATGAGAAATATCTGATCGCCACCTCGGAGCAGCCCATTGCTGCTCTCCACCGGGACGAGTGGCTGCGGCCCGAGGATCTGCCCATCAAGTATGCGGGCCTGTCTACTTGCTTCCGCCAGGAGGTGGGCTCCCATGGCCGTGACACCCGTGGCATCTTTCGAGTCCATCAGTTTGAGAAG ATTGAGCAGTTTGTATACTCGTCACCTCATGACAACAAGTCGTGGGAGATGTTTGAAGAGATGATCGCCACCGCAGAGGAGTTCTACCAGTCTCTGGGGATTCCTTACCACATCGTGAATATTGTCTCAG GTTCTTTGAATCATGCTGCCAGTAAGAAGCTCGACCTGGAGGCCTGGTTTCCAGGCTCTGGAGCCTTCCGTGAGTTAGTCTCCTGTTCTAATTGCACGGATTACCAGGCTCGCAGGCTCCGAATCCGATACGGGCAGACCAAGAAGATGATGGACAAG AGAAAGAATAATCTCCCTTTATCTGCACAGAACAAGTTGGAGGCAACGTCTTCCCTCTTCTCACCCAAGAAG GTGGAGTTTGTGCATATGCTCAACGCTACAATGTGCGCCACGACTCGCACCATCTGTGCCATCCTGGAGAACTACCAGACAGAGAAGGGCATCATTGTGCCCGAGAAGTTGAAAGAGTTCATGCCGCCAG GACTCCAAGAATTGATTCCCTTTGTGAAGCCTGCCCCCATTGACCAGGAGCCATCAAAAAAGCAGAAGAAGCAACACGAGGGCAGCAAAAAGAAGGCGGCAGCAAGAGATGTCACCCTGGAAAACCGGCTGCAGAACATGGAGGTCACCGAAGCCTGA
- the SARS1 gene encoding serine--tRNA ligase, cytoplasmic isoform X1 yields MVLDLDLFRVDKGGDPALIRETQEKRFKDPGLVDQLVKADSEWRRCRFRADNLNKLKNLCSKTIGEKMKKKEPVGDDESIPENVLNFDDVTADTLANLKVSQIKKVRLLIDEAILKCDAERIKLEAERFESLREIGNLLHPSVPISNDEDADNKVERIWGDCTVRKKYSHVDLVVMVDGFEGEKGAVVAGSRGYFLKGVLVFLEQALIQYALRTLRDRGYTPIYTPFFMRKEVMQEVAQLSQFDEELYKVIGKGSEKSDDNSYDEKYLIATSEQPIAALHRDEWLRPEDLPIKYAGLSTCFRQEVGSHGRDTRGIFRVHQFEKIEQFVYSSPHDNKSWEMFEEMIATAEEFYQSLGIPYHIVNIVSGSLNHAASKKLDLEAWFPGSGAFRELVSCSNCTDYQARRLRIRYGQTKKMMDKVEFVHMLNATMCATTRTICAILENYQTEKGIIVPEKLKEFMPPGLQELIPFVKPAPIDQEPSKKQKKQHEGSKKKAAARDVTLENRLQNMEVTEA; encoded by the exons GCAGGTTTCGGGCAGACAACTTAAACAAGCTGAAGAATCTGTGCAGCAAGACAATTGGAGAAAAGATGAAG AAAAAGGAGCCGGTGGGTGACGATGAGTCCATTCCAGAGAACGTGTTAAATTTTGACGATGTCACTGCAGACACTTTAGCT AACCTGAAAGTCTCACAGATCAAAAAAGTCCGACTCCTCATCGACGAAGCCATCCTGAAGTGTGATGCTGAGCGCATCAAGCTGGAAGCAGAGCGTTTTGAGAGCCTCAGAGAAATCGGGAACCTTCTGCACCCGTCTGTGCCCATCAGTAATGATGAG GATGCAGACAACAAAGTAGAGAGGATATGGGGTGACTGTACAGTCAGGAAGAAATACTCTCATGTGGACCTTGTGGTGATGGTAGATGGCTTTGAAGGCGAGAAGGGAGCCGTGGTGGCTGGGAGTCGAGGGTACTTCCTGAAG gGGGTCCTGGTGTTCCTGGAACAGGCACTGATCCAGTATGCCCTTCGCACCTTGAGAGACCGGGGGTACACTCCCATTTATACCCCCTTTTTCATGAGGAAGGAGGTGATGCAGGAggtggcccagctcagccagttTGATGAAGAACTTTATAAG GTGATTGGCAAAGGCAGTGAAAAGTCTGATGACAACTCCTATGATGAGAAATATCTGATCGCCACCTCGGAGCAGCCCATTGCTGCTCTCCACCGGGACGAGTGGCTGCGGCCCGAGGATCTGCCCATCAAGTATGCGGGCCTGTCTACTTGCTTCCGCCAGGAGGTGGGCTCCCATGGCCGTGACACCCGTGGCATCTTTCGAGTCCATCAGTTTGAGAAG ATTGAGCAGTTTGTATACTCGTCACCTCATGACAACAAGTCGTGGGAGATGTTTGAAGAGATGATCGCCACCGCAGAGGAGTTCTACCAGTCTCTGGGGATTCCTTACCACATCGTGAATATTGTCTCAG GTTCTTTGAATCATGCTGCCAGTAAGAAGCTCGACCTGGAGGCCTGGTTTCCAGGCTCTGGAGCCTTCCGTGAGTTAGTCTCCTGTTCTAATTGCACGGATTACCAGGCTCGCAGGCTCCGAATCCGATACGGGCAGACCAAGAAGATGATGGACAAG GTGGAGTTTGTGCATATGCTCAACGCTACAATGTGCGCCACGACTCGCACCATCTGTGCCATCCTGGAGAACTACCAGACAGAGAAGGGCATCATTGTGCCCGAGAAGTTGAAAGAGTTCATGCCGCCAG GACTCCAAGAATTGATTCCCTTTGTGAAGCCTGCCCCCATTGACCAGGAGCCATCAAAAAAGCAGAAGAAGCAACACGAGGGCAGCAAAAAGAAGGCGGCAGCAAGAGATGTCACCCTGGAAAACCGGCTGCAGAACATGGAGGTCACCGAAGCCTGA